One Microtus pennsylvanicus isolate mMicPen1 chromosome 3, mMicPen1.hap1, whole genome shotgun sequence DNA window includes the following coding sequences:
- the Mrap2 gene encoding melanocortin-2 receptor accessory protein 2 gives MSAQRLASNRTSLQSASNSDYTWEYEYYEIGPVSFEGLKAHKYSIVIGFWVGLAVFVIFMFFVLTLLTKTGAPHQDNAESSEKRFRMNSFVSDFGKPPESDKVFSRQGNEESRSLFHCYINEVEHLDRVKVCHQTTAIDSDVHLQEAIRSSAEAEEQLRRFMKFDIPNFVNTDQNSSFGEDDLLISEPPVLLENKPVSQTSRKDLG, from the exons ATGTCTGCCCAGAGGTTGGCTTCTAACAGAACATCCCTGCAGTCAGCTTCTAATTCTGACTACACCTGGGAGTATGAGTACTATGAGATTGGACCAGTTTCCTTTGAAGGACTGAAGGCTCATAAAT ATTCCATTGTGATCGGATTCTGGGTTGGTCTCGCCGTTTTTGTGATTTTCATGTTTTTTGTGCTGACTTTGCTGACGAAGACTGGCGCCCCACACCAAGA CAATGCAGAGTCGTCAGAGAAGAGGTTCAGAATGAACAGCTTCGTGTCAGACTTTGGGAAGCCACCGGAGTCAGATAAGGTGTTCTCTCGTCAGGGCAACGAGGAGTCCAGGTCTCTCTTCCACTGTTATATCAACGAAGTGGAACACTTGGACCGGGTGAAAGTCTGCCACCAGACAACAGCCATCGACAGTGATGTCCATCTCCAGGAAGCCATCCGAAGCAGTGCGGAGGCTGAGGAGCAGCTGAGAAGGTTTATGAAGTTTGACATCCCCAACTTCGTAAACACGGACCAGAACTCCTCCTTTGGGGAAGATGACCTTCTGATTTCGGAACCACCTGTTCTTCTAGAAAATAAGCCAGTTTCTCAGACCTCACGGAAAGACCTGGGCTGA